In the genome of Clostridia bacterium, the window TGTTGGGCCAGCCGATCCGAGTACAAGCCACCGGCATTGATTACCCAACGGCAGTTGATGGTCCCACGGTTGGTCCTTACCCCCCGGACCTCCCCTCTGGCCACCATGATTTCCTCCACCTCAGTCTCTAGGAGCAGCTTGACTCCGTTGGCGATGGCGTTTTCAGCATAAGCTATAGTAAGGGTAAAAGGGCAGGTAAGGCTTTCCCGAGGGATCCACAAGGCTCCCAGGGCACTGGGGTTAACCGCCGGCTCCCAAGCCAGGAGCTCATCCCTGCCGATGATCTTGAGATCGTGGACGCCATTGGCCTCGCCAGTGGCTTTAAGCTGGTCCAGCTTTTCCTTCTCTTCCTCGGTCACGGCTACTAAGAGTGCTCCCACCCGCTTAAACGGCACATCTAGCTCCCGGGCCAGGTCATCGAAGAGCCAGTTGGCTTTGACTACCAGCTGGGACTCCAAGGTGCCGGGATGAGCATCAAATCCGGTGTGAACGATGGCGCTGTTGGCTTTGCTGGCACCAGAACCGACGTCGCTCTCTCTATCCACCAGAACTACTTCCAAGTCATACCGGGAAAGCTCCCGGGCTATGGCGCAGCCCACTACCCCGGCCCCGACAATTACTACATCTGCCTCTTTGACTAAGGGCTGCAAGTCAACCACCTCGTTTCTTCCTAAGCTCATGCACCTATATCTCCCATCCCATCGACCTTTCTACGGCCCGCTTCCAGCCGGCGTACAATGTTTCCCGCTGCTCGGGGCTCAACCGAGGCTCAAAGACCTCCCCGGCGGGAAGAGACTTCGCTAGCTGTTCAGGATTCTTCCATATTCCTAGCGCCAGCCCCGCCAGCATGGCAGCCCCCTGGGCGGTAATATCCTGGCTAGGAGCCACTTCTACGGGAAGGCCGAGAATATCAGCCTGAAATTGCATTAGAAACCGGTTTCGGCTAGCGCCGCCATCCGCCGTAAGCAAGGTGAGCGGAAAGCCGGCATCGGCAGCCATGGCCTCCAATACATCCCGAACCCGGTAGGCAACTCCTTCCAGCACCGCCCGTACCAGTTGCTCCCGAGTAGTGCCCCGGGTCAACCCCAGGATGGTACCGCGGGCGGAAGCATCCCAGTAAGGAGCAGCCAGCCCCGCCAGCGCCGGAACCATGTAAACGCCCCCAGTATCTTGCGCTTGCCAGGCCAGGCTTTCACTTTCTTCTACAGTCCGGATCAGGCCCAAACCATCCCGAAGCCATTGCACCGCCGCCCCAGCCACGTAAACCCCACCATCTAGGGCGTAAGCCACCGGCTCCTTCCCTCGGCCTAGATTCCAGGCCACGGTAGTCAGAATACCATGCCGGGAGAGCCTGGGAAGGGGGCCAGTATTCATTAAGACAAAGCAGCCAGTACCGTAAGTAGCCTTGGCCATGCCAGCTCGGAAGCAACGGTGGCCGAAGAGGGCCGCCTGCTGGTCCACCGCCAGGGCCAAAATGGGTAGGGCCGGCGGCGAGCCTAGTGGTCCTGCGTCAGATGCCCATGCCCCCTCCCCCCAAACTTGGGGGCAAATTTCTGCCACATAGCCGCTAGTGGGATGGACTGCCGGCAAACTTTCCCGGGAGACTCCAAATAGGTCCAACAGCTCCTCATCCCAGTCTAAGCGGTGAATGTTGAAGAGCATGGTTCGGGAGGCAGTAGAAACGTCGGTGGCCACCACCCTCCCGCCGGTGAACTTCCATACTAGCCAAGTGTCAGTGGTGCCACAGATCAGGCGACCACCAGCCAGAAGTTCCCGAGCTTCGGGCACATTATCTAAAATCCACTGGATCTTGGTAGCAGAAAAGTAAGGATCGATCACCAGGCCAGTCTTAGCGGCAATCATTTCCCCGTAGCCCTGGCCCGCCAGTTCCTGGCAAAGCTTGGCAGTGCGGCGGCATTGCCAGACGATGGCATTGTACACCGGCCTTCCCGTGAGCCGATCCCAGAGAATAATGGTTTCGCCCTGGTTATCGATGCCCACTCCAGCTACATCTTGCCAGCTTACCCCTGCCCGCCGGTGAGCGTCGGCCAAGCAATCTTTGACCGCAGCCAGGCTCCTGCGCCAGATCTCCTCCGGGTCCTGCTCCACCCAGCCCGGCTGGGGAAAGATCTGCGGGATTTCCTGAAAGCCTCGACCCACCACTTGAAGATCGCCATTGAACAGCACCGCCTTGGTGCCGGTAGTCCCTTGATCAATAGCTAAGAGTAGTTCGGCCATATTTTAGCCCCTTCCAAATCCCAATCAGGGTGCTTCCGAAACATTTCCCATGCCAGGGCGCCGCCGCTCCATCCTGCCATGGCCACCGGCACGTCGGCTAGCGGCTTAGCTCCTCCACGTCCCGCCACCACTTGACCCTTTCCCCGACCTTGGCCCGCATCCGCCACTTCATCGGTTTTGGTTCTTTCTCCATGAACTCTAGGAGCCGGTCCACCTTAGTAAGGATATCGTCTTTATCGGCTTGGCCCAGCTGTTCATAACCTTTTGCCATTTCCTTAACCTTGGCCAGATTGATGCTCATGGTCTTCCACAAACCCCACTCCTGGGCACAGAGCTGGGCAATGACCTTAGCATTGATAACCTCATCATCGCTGGTCCCCACCGGGTGCTCCCGGAGCAGCATGATGGTGTCGATAATGTCCTTCTCATTGATCTGCACAATCTGCATCTTTTCCACCACCAGCTCCGCCAAGGGCAGGCTCAATGGGTCTACTTCTAGCCGGCCCCGCAAGGGCAGGTCGTGGCAAAACTCCATCTGGTCGATGAACACGTCGCTGTGGCGGCCATTGACGTGGTCGTAGAAAAGCAACCGGCGTTGGCCAAACAGCCGAGCTACCATAAAGTCCTCTTCGTAGCCCAGGTCAGAAAAAAGCTTCTTGATCTCGGGAATATGTTCCCGATAGGAAGCAAAATCAATGTCGGTAAACTGACGTCCCAAGGAAGCCTGGAGGTAACAGTATTGGGGACAGTGGAGATGAAAGGCCAGCGCCCCTACCAAGCGGAGCAAAACCCCCCGTTGGGCCGCGGCCCTACGAATCCGTTCCACCTCCAGTTTAAAATCAGCCTCGGGAAGCCCCCAAGGGCTGGATGCATCCTTTTTATCTGGCTTCTGGCTCAAAAGGCTCACCTCCCCCACCCCTAACCGGAAATCAAAAGATGCCCTTGGACCTTGCCGTTTTTCAAGTTAACCAAGGCCGCCCGCAGGATGCCCTCGGCATACTCGCTGCCGGGATTGAGGCAGAGGGTGCTGCCGATGCGCTCAAAGCCCCGCCCTTCATGGACGTGCCCGTGAAGCCCAAGGAGGGGCTGATATTTCTCTATGGCCTCCCGTACCGCCGTACTTCCCACCGACTTCATGATGATCTGGCCGCCTCGGTGCTGGATCTTAAGGTCGTCATCCAAGGCTGGGGCCTGATCAATCTTGGTGCCATAGGGCGGGCAGTGAAAACAAAAGGCGCTCTTATGGGGGTCGGGGCAGGTAGCTATGGCCTCCTCCAGCTTGGCCGCTAGCTCCTCCTCGGGCACATCCCGGTAACAGTGCCAAGGGGTAACATTGTTCCAGCCCACGCAGATAACCGAGACTCCGTCCTCAAGGCTTATGGCCCGCATGTCGCCGTTGGCCACATAATCGGAACCAGAGATGATCTCATCGATAAAGAAGGGATCATCATTTCCCGGCATGGCTATACACTTGACGCCCCTGGGGGCCAAGTGCTGTTTCAAGAGGGCTAACCATTCTTCCAGGCGTTGGCACATGAGCTGCCGAAACAGAGCCTGCACCCGGCCCGGATCGGCATTGATAGCCTCTGCCTCTTCCGGGGTAGTGACATAGTGATAGAACCCCACCGCCCCAATTTTCTTTTCCAACTCCGGCAGCTCAGCCTCGTTCTTAGCGGTGTGCTGTACATTAAAGATGTAGGCTTTGTAAGAACCATCCGGCTGCCGGGCAATGGGTACTATCCCCTTGCCGGTAATGTCCCCGCCTACAATTACCACGTTGGCCTGGTAGGTAAGGGCGGCGCTAATGAATTTACGAAAAGCCAGATCCGAACCATGAAAATCGGTACCAAAAAGTATCTTGGTGACTGCCAGCGTAGCTCCCCTCTTTCTTACTTCCTTTCTTTATTGCCGGTTCCCATTTTTGGTCCCAGCCGCCCGGTCTGGCCCAGCCCTCTGCTTAGGCCCAAGAACCAAGGACTTAAGTTCCCGCCACTGCTCAGACAGGTAACCGCCCGCCCATGAGTGCTAGTCTTCAAAGCCTATGCTGAGTCCTGGGCCAGCCTCCGGTACAGCCAAGGTACCTTTCCACTACCTTTATGATTTATACTGGCGGTATGGATTTAAAGGTCATGAGGATGTCCATCCCTTCCTTCTGTAGACGGTACCAGCGGGCGATGTAGAAGACCACTAGCCCTGACAACAAGAGCAACCCTAGGGTAGTCAGCGTTCCAGCGCTCACGTGGCCACCTACGGCCGGGAAGAGGAACGAGGCTACGATCATCCAAAGCAAATAGGCCAAGGTAATCACGCCTACTATGGTCATCAGGGGAATGCCGGCTACCTTTCTAGTTACTAGGGAGGGGCCGGTTTCCCAAAGTTCCCGTTTGACATAGGGGTAAATAATAGCGGCCAGCACCGGCACAGTTTGAACCACCGCAGCAAACAGGACGAAGTTGATCTGGACAAAAATGGTGGTGGTCT includes:
- the glpK gene encoding glycerol kinase GlpK produces the protein MAELLLAIDQGTTGTKAVLFNGDLQVVGRGFQEIPQIFPQPGWVEQDPEEIWRRSLAAVKDCLADAHRRAGVSWQDVAGVGIDNQGETIILWDRLTGRPVYNAIVWQCRRTAKLCQELAGQGYGEMIAAKTGLVIDPYFSATKIQWILDNVPEARELLAGGRLICGTTDTWLVWKFTGGRVVATDVSTASRTMLFNIHRLDWDEELLDLFGVSRESLPAVHPTSGYVAEICPQVWGEGAWASDAGPLGSPPALPILALAVDQQAALFGHRCFRAGMAKATYGTGCFVLMNTGPLPRLSRHGILTTVAWNLGRGKEPVAYALDGGVYVAGAAVQWLRDGLGLIRTVEESESLAWQAQDTGGVYMVPALAGLAAPYWDASARGTILGLTRGTTREQLVRAVLEGVAYRVRDVLEAMAADAGFPLTLLTADGGASRNRFLMQFQADILGLPVEVAPSQDITAQGAAMLAGLALGIWKNPEQLAKSLPAGEVFEPRLSPEQRETLYAGWKRAVERSMGWEI
- a CDS encoding metallophosphoesterase, with product MVIVGGDITGKGIVPIARQPDGSYKAYIFNVQHTAKNEAELPELEKKIGAVGFYHYVTTPEEAEAINADPGRVQALFRQLMCQRLEEWLALLKQHLAPRGVKCIAMPGNDDPFFIDEIISGSDYVANGDMRAISLEDGVSVICVGWNNVTPWHCYRDVPEEELAAKLEEAIATCPDPHKSAFCFHCPPYGTKIDQAPALDDDLKIQHRGGQIIMKSVGSTAVREAIEKYQPLLGLHGHVHEGRGFERIGSTLCLNPGSEYAEGILRAALVNLKNGKVQGHLLISG